From Montipora foliosa isolate CH-2021 chromosome 6, ASM3666993v2, whole genome shotgun sequence, a single genomic window includes:
- the LOC138006585 gene encoding large ribosomal subunit protein bL27-like isoform X1 — MTTEIAVSQKNMVSTLQCLQSFCLRKFEVFRPFGGCPVLIQCRTHAKKAGGHGKNQGKPRKAKRLGMKRYEGEHVIPGTVLFRQWKHKVKFHPGQNVGLGRDWSLYALAEGYVKYKKGLLEPYAWGYGQQKKFYEKNFIHVVQKQPYKGPKLVPVHDVYRIATR, encoded by the exons ATGACCACCGAAATTGCCGTCTCACAAAAAAATATGGTTTCCactttgcagtgtttgcagtcATTTTGTCTTCGAAAGTTCGAAGTTTTTCGCCCTTTCGGAG gtTGTCCAGTTTTGATACAATGTAGAACGCATGCAAAAAAAGCTGGCGGTCACGGTAAGAACCAGGGCAAACCAAGGAAAGCCAAACGTTTGGGAATGAAAAGATACGAAG GTGAACATGTGATTCCTGGGACTGTTCTTTTTCGGCAGTGGAAGCACAAAGTAAAATTTCATCCAGGACAAAAT GTGGGCCTTGGAAGAGATTGGAGTTTATATGCGCTTGCTGAAGGATATGTGAAATACAAGAAGGGACTGCTAGAACCCTATGCATGGGGCTATGGTCAACAAAAAAAGTTCTATGAAAAAAATTTTATTCATGTTGTGCAGAAACAACCCTACAAAGGTCCTAAACTTGTTCCTGTTCATGATGTGTACAGAATCGCCACAAGATAA
- the LOC138006585 gene encoding large ribosomal subunit protein bL27-like isoform X2, translated as MKRYEGEHVIPGTVLFRQWKHKVKFHPGQNVGLGRDWSLYALAEGYVKYKKGLLEPYAWGYGQQKKFYEKNFIHVVQKQPYKGPKLVPVHDVYRIATR; from the exons ATGAAAAGATACGAAG GTGAACATGTGATTCCTGGGACTGTTCTTTTTCGGCAGTGGAAGCACAAAGTAAAATTTCATCCAGGACAAAAT GTGGGCCTTGGAAGAGATTGGAGTTTATATGCGCTTGCTGAAGGATATGTGAAATACAAGAAGGGACTGCTAGAACCCTATGCATGGGGCTATGGTCAACAAAAAAAGTTCTATGAAAAAAATTTTATTCATGTTGTGCAGAAACAACCCTACAAAGGTCCTAAACTTGTTCCTGTTCATGATGTGTACAGAATCGCCACAAGATAA